One window of the Chanos chanos chromosome 11, fChaCha1.1, whole genome shotgun sequence genome contains the following:
- the LOC115823939 gene encoding interleukin-8-like produces the protein MNFCTSLIVFVAVLSIAEGMSLRGVGADPRCRCIETESRFMGKLIKKVELFPPNPHCKDTEIIATLKHGGDKICLDSNAPWVKKVIDKILANKKP, from the exons ATGAACTTCTGCACTTCTCTTATCGTATTTGTGGCAGTTCTGAGTATTGCCGAGG GAATGAGTTTGAGGGGCGTAGGAGCTGACCCTCGCTGTCGCTGCATTGAGACTGAGAGCAGGTTTATGGGCAAACTCATTAAGAAAGTGGAGCTGTTCCCTCCAAACCCACactgtaaagacacagagatcat TGCCACTCTGAAACACGGCGGTGACAAGATTTGTCTGGACAGCAATGCCCCCTGGGTGAAGAAGGTCATTGATAAGATCCTTGCCAA cAAGAAGCCTTGA
- the LOC115823941 gene encoding interleukin-8-like — MNFCTSLIVFVAVLSIAEGMSLRGVGADPRCRCIETESRFMGKLIKKVELFPPNPHCKDTEIIATLKHGGDKICLDSNAPWVKKVIDKILANKKP, encoded by the exons ATGAACTTCTGCACTTCTCTTATCGTATTTGTGGCAGTTCTGAGTATCGCCGAGG GAATGAGTTTGAGGGGCGTAGGAGCTGACCCTCGCTGTCGCTGCATTGAGACTGAGAGCAGGTTTATGGGCAAACTCATTAAGAAAGTGGAGCTGTTCCCTCCAAACCCACactgtaaagacacagagatcat TGCCACTCTGAAACACGGCGGTGACAAGATTTGTCTGGACAGCAATGCCCCCTGGGTGAAGAAGGTCATTGATAAGATCCTTGCCAA cAAGAAGCCTTGA